attttaataaaaagtttgatttATTGAATACCGCCTggaatataaaagaaaaagttcaataattattgtgaTCGAATGAACCATTTCGTTTCAGTGTAGCATTTTgacaaatgaatttttaatttttcaaaatttcaattcaattctattttacaaataaataccCATACTGAACCTAGATACAAGCTCGAGCTCCTTTATCaaccattaaattaaattggattaattattttaatattattaaaaaaattataaaaatataatttatataaaatatataataaatttttatcgaGTCGTGGATATGATCCACAAGCGTTTTGATCCTTTCAAAGAGGGATTTGATGTCGAACTTACGTCCAGCTAGAGGTTGGGAATGGTGTGATTATGGTGAATCCGCAGCCGACATGGTGCATGAAGGAGCAAAATAGTGGAGTGCTactggttttttttttttttacacactacattgaaaaatatactttaatcAACTATTTTGGTggctgattttattaattttcgtCGAAAATTAGCATgcatatcaataaatttggagATTTTTTATGTCACGTGGCACTAAAGTCTGATTTGGCAAATAAATTGGACTTATTTTCttgagtaattatattttttagtccactaattttgtatattgtttaatttatcccatgtgatattaaaaaatgacttAGCACTTCatgtggatattttttttttatttcaacccccacatataaaagaaaagaagatgaaattgcataaaaatatttttgaatttatattttatactaattttcaTGATGTGTCATCCATGCATGCATGTAATAAATAGTTTTAcacactttaaaatatattataaattagaataaaatatataactcaaTTGACCagcttcaataaaaatatattatgacacaaaaaagatacaaacacataaaattatagagtaaaaatacataaaattataaaactaattatgattttataaataattatagattatgaaaaaaatattattttatataatataaattttaattaaacaaaaagcCCTACCCCATCCCTgccataaattatatacaattagGCCATGTGTTGGATTTCAATGTACGAAAATCCCACATAGACACACACATGGTTTGAATTGGCGGACACTTAAGCAATTAAATGATGCATTAGcaatttccttttattttattggaaaattaGCTCCAAAGTCCTAAAATTGATAACTATCAAAATTAGTGGATTAAAGTTGAATAAGGATAGAGTTAATGAactaaaaaatgcatttttcccttACAGTTATAACCTAAatgttttacattttgaacggactaaaattattttatgccCATTTTTAAGAccgtttcaattttttttatataatgtgttcctctcttttcatttaatatcactctcttcttcaatttttcttattttctctctaattagaaaattaactttgaaagttatacttctataactttaaaaattaagtttgaacTTGCACTATCGACGTTGGTTTTCGCAGCTTCTCTTGATGATTTCTTACATAATTTCTTCTCGACCACTGATAATTTCTTATCAACTCCGACCATAGTcccattttcataattaatgttgTCCAATAACAATATGTTTTTGccgtttatttattaaatttaattaattatctaaaaatttattaaaatgtataaaatttatttatttatttattcatatttattaaatatattaataatttataaaaaaagataaaattcaaaatttagaaacgGATTTAATAAtgctaaagaaaatattacaaatttaataaaattccgACACACATAGACAACAGTGAAGACAAACACGAGACCtcccataaaatttattgaggTGGTGTAGGACAATATCATGTTTGAGTCATAACGGCTAGTAACTACCAACTTGATACCTTTCTCCATTTATATAAAGTTGAAGAATCTCATTTCCATAGGTACGTTGTTGTTCCTCCACTATTTGCTTTGCCAAATCGATGACAGGACCTTCACAACTTTTGAAGTAAATGGAATGGAGTGTGATTATATCTCCAATAATTGCAGGGATCTCCTCCAAATTCAACATGAACTCTATAAAGAGGATCTCAAGATTAGGAAAGTGGATATTTTCTGCCCTCCATCGCGTCAGGTGATGACTGTtggaaattttcaagaatttgagtCGAGGAAAGTCGCCTTCAACTTGATTCCACTCGTGCTCCTCGAAATAATTAGATTCCACTACAAGCTTTCCAAGATTAGGCAATAAGGAGCCAACAGTCATTATCTTTTCCCAAGGAATATTACAACCTTTCAAGCACAGCTCCTTAAGTAAAGTCGGGAAGGTGAGATTCTCCAATCGAAGATTGTAAGCTTCGATAGAAAGTGATTCGAGTTTTTGCAGACGAACAAGATTGTAGAGACAGTAGTACGTCCATTCTATTTCATTCTCTTTATCATAGTAAATACCTAATTTATTCAGATTCGGTATTCTTCTTAGAACCTCCTCTGTACACCTGAAATTTCTCATACCAAAAAGCGTATGTAGGTTTTTCATAATATCAAAATCTTGAGTAGTTGCTTCTTTaggcaaaataaaatgagctGAACCAATAAAATGCTGAAGCTGTGGCATATCCCACATTACGTATGGTAGAGATATTTTACTATAAGggggaaaagagaaaatttcaaaagtctGTTGATTCCAGAGTAAAGCTATTGTAGATGGATACAAAAACTCGTATAAAGTCACATCGACCATCTGAAGATACCGCAAGCTAGTAGGGTGCAGAGATTCTACTTCACGAGGACGCCCCAAAATTTTCACTAATCTTGTCCTCACCACTCTCGCTTTATTAAGACTCGGATAAGTATTTTTGCAGGTGTTACAGACCAAAACACTTGCAAGAGATGTCAGTTGTGAGCCATCATGCACTTCATTTAGATCTATCCTTTGGAGTGAGGTCCCAAGGCCACACATGAAGCACATGTCCTTCACACTGCAAGCATCAACACGTTGCACTTTTGGGGCATAAATGAAATgttctttttcatattctgTCAAACATAAATCTCTAAGAAGATCATGGATTCCacattcttttaattttccatCAATCTTAAATTCAAGACTCAAAATTAGATTTCTATCAATAAGGTCTCTTAAGTATTTCTCTGCTACCTCTTCCAAGCTTTTACCTCTTATTGGTTTTAGAAATCCTTCAGCAATCCATAATCTGGTTAGTCTGGAAACACAAATCTTAGAATCTTCAGGAAAAACACTCATATAGAGAAAACATGGTTTAAGATAAACGGGCAAATTGTTATAGCTCAAAGACAATATCTTTAGACATCCCTCATAATCTTTTGAAGTACGAAAAGTGCTTACATCTTTTGCGACAGACTCCCAATATTCCCGTGTCATGTTGGAGTTTGCAAGCAGCCCGCCGAGTACAACAATTGTTAGTGGAAGTCCATTGCAACTCTTTGCAATGTTCTTACCTATTTCCTCCAATTCCGGATATGGACAATCTTTTTGTGCAAAGGTTTCTTGGTAAAACAAATTCCAACTATTTTCCTCATTTggaaaatctaacaaataagatTCCTGAGAGCCTAAAGATTTCGCCAAGCTTGACTCCCTAGTAGTCAACATAACTCGACTTCCTTTACTGTTATTTGGAAAGAACAACTTTAAATCATTCCAAGCCTCTACACTCCATACATCATCCATAACTATCAAATATCTTTCCCCGAACAAACTTTGGTACAATCGTTGTCCTAATTCGGCCAAAGTTTGATTACTCTCTTGCTCTTTTCCATTATCAAGAAGGGATGAAAGAAGTTCCCGTACACTACATTCTTGAGATATTGTAAGCCAAATTCGTTTAGGAAAGTAGTGCACAGTATATGGatgatcaaaaatattttgagctAAAGTAGTCTTACCAATGCCTCCCATCCCTACAATGGGGAGGATGTGGAGATCAGGTTCATCTCTAGTGAGCTTATCCAAGATTTGTTCCAAGTCTTCATCAAATCCCACCATAATAGTCTTCTTGCCACTCGAAGGAAGCACTTCTGGTGATTTGACAGGAACAGACACTATGCACTGCTCTTCTTGGGCGTCGACTGCCCATTCTTCTTTCACCACCTTCGTTAACTCTTTTGTGAGGGAATCCAACTGTCCAGTAAGTTTGTCTATATCTTGAGAGAAAGATGAGAGGGCTGCCATACAGTGACTTTCTTCCTCAGATCTAAAGCGAAGCTGATCCACTACATGGCGGTCAACAACTTCTTCTGCTTCTGCAGCAGCATCAGCAATTTGCCTCCCCAGAACTCCAATTTCTTCACTTATTCTTTGGGAATGAGCATCGAGAAAGTCTAGCAAGAACTGAACAGTCTCCTGCAGGCTCTGAATTCGATTTGTGTCAACATGAAGCCGATGGAGACGAGCAGGATGTTGGAGATTGGTAAGGACATGTGAGAGGGAACGCAAAGTTGCATAAGCTGCTACTACCATCTCTCTGATGATgcttttgttgaataaccTTAAGATTCAGTTACGTGCagggaaaaaagagaagcaaCACAATGTGAAATGGTTACTGTTTGtgcaagaaaaataacttGTTGCTGCTCCTTAAATCGGAATCCGGTTAGGTGGGCTGGATCAAGAATTGAAGATTAATTAGTCGTCTTTGGTCAATTATTACACATTGATATAATgtaagtaaatttatttaatatacaacacagcttaagaataatattagcttaatcacataatttaattgtggTTAAAGTACCAAGAATTTGATTAGTTGTGTGTTCAAATAATTGCTTTagtacttaattaatttgtaagtCTATGCGTTATTTATGAGGTTTGGTTCCGTGGgtcaagaaattaaatttaatattttatgagatttatttttatttaataaataaatttttgcttcagtcaaaattatcaaatttgctgatattaataaaaaattattaaaataaaataaaaaagaaaaaagaaatacgtTGTTACTAAGAGAACCAGCATTGTACGATGCTTAGTAATTGCCAGCAGATTTATGTGAATTGACAAAGCAACAACTTGccacataatttatttgaataatattaattatattatatttttattgttatttgataGGTCATGGAAAAGAGTTGACATAATATGGATGGAGTCAACAGACCTGATCTATTTGCGGatcaaaatcaaacttaaatttcaaattcaagagacagacatttttaatttatacagtGCGGTGCGGTGCGTGGTAATATTTATGTGTGTCAAATCATATGGATTGACAAttagaaaattgtaaatattttgtggGAGAGGTGGTACTcaaatcaacataaaaaaatatttcaaaaataatagacAAATTACAAAGCAAAAATTGACCTACCAATaaagcaattaattaatttgtaagtCTATGCGTTAGTCACGAGGTTTGATTCCGTGGGTcgagaaattaaatttaatattttatttaatttatttttatttaataaataaatttttacatcagtcaaaaaattatcaaatttgttgatattatcaaatcatgttttCATGTATTAATACATGTGCAAGGCCattacttctattttttatcttcattgtctattttatttcaaggTTTTAATGATATCATGTGGCCAATGGACAtagtatattttcttctcgtgttatattataataaggaTTGACAACTTTGCTTGTACGACAATGTCTAAATATTCTTATACATAATTATGAGTGTTAGTCGAGTCAACTGTAACGTGCCTTTATGTGATATCACCTACAATTATGAGTGTAATGTGTACATCTTTTCATACTGATGTATTGTAAAAgtcaactaaaataaattaagtatatatgaTGTTGGCATGTATAAGAATTTCAAAGATATTATGAATTAGTAAAGAAGGCACCAACTGGATGATAGTGctataaaactaatttattatatggtaataaatcaaatttcataactactagaaattaaaattatttactattactattcttatatactaatttattaacaCATTTATCTCACGTACAAATTCTGTatgtgaaattttaattcttttaaatggGTGCGCGAAAATCAAATTCGAATTTGAAACCTCatgttttctttaattttgataatgtgTCAAACAACCcattatttaagaatttatattattaaaaagaaaaataatttatattaatatcttaatgaaagatattttaaataatttaaaccaAATGACCAAGAACaatattaatcatagttaattattatagataaatacatatataaaatgtaatgtcaaatataacattttgttgattggtttttttttttttcatctgcCATATAAATGCTTATCTGAAAAAAatgttcataaaatatattttgtattatattatatataaaattataaattataaaaataaaatatattatttcatataatataaatttaaataaaaatctaaaatcattccattttaattttaaattatattttattaaaaattgacggatttcaaattcttttcgaatgtaattatatgaattttttttttacttccaataagtcaatcgaaggtaaataacaattttcattcaacttttgtGTTGATACCAATaaattttagtgaatttttatttaacaaaaggacttatttattatacaaatacaaatcttaaaaatactaaatataattttgtaaaccTTACTAAAGAGAAGCGTAATTATCCCAGTATTCAATTGCCTAAACTTGAAACACAACTAActtgtagcaccccctttgctacaagggctataccTACcttaaacgtcatacttattgtaatccctgtgtttatatatataaatgcacataataatttaatccatatgtatacgtaaccccaacgtcataataggtattatcaacccacaacattatatatatacatatcacacacCACAAGATGATTCGTCACAAGTAATCCGTacgcttatattctctctgtacaaacaaaatgtggtttgtactctaactgataaagaggagaaaactgcatactggcccgacctgcctcaGTATAGCGCgtggacctattcttcaacagtcagacacctcaaagtctattcctgaaagaaaatgtcagcgggggaatgagcctgccactcagtaagtaaataaccagccctatctatatatgcataccaaacacagcccaaacaagaGGAACATGCAGCACGCATggaatacagtcaatttaactccaacataatcagctttattacaccacatgactatctcattacaagacaatcaatcaaactctatttttcctagtttgcttaccagaaggtgatattgtgtttttcccgccaactcaatctcactgttatataaatttaagtgaacccccttgacagccggctcatcaatctcatttcgcacatagcattttcttttcgcacatagcacttttcatatcgccttataggcttttcaacacatatcaaggggtattcacaccacaattatattcaatttccaccactccctcattttcacaCATCACCATttttgtaagcaactagtaacgtaaaaccatatatcaatatattttcattttcagacactcacaacacatcaaacaacaaacataatatttcaacgtacttagtcattccacgtacacattATCGTCAATCAAGttacatcaaacaacaaacataatatctCAACGCATTTCCTTATTCTACGTACACAataccatcaatcaaatcaaatcatccatcactcatatactttcagataaatccatgccagcatgaaccacaaattcagataacggtaaaatataaataatactaattatttacttacctcgaccttacaacgtttctttctactcaatcgctaattgtcagtcctttcacctcacccccgtatcctataatgagttataccttatacaattaatatatcaacaatatcgtaatttcttttaaatataatactaaatcTTATTCGTACGATTTCCAATAATcctttaatattccatttctatcgaaatacaaatcttcatttttcctctttattaacataccatttattaaatataattctcggaatatttctatgaattttctatcaatttctcgctattatacactttacacataattgcgtatttggttaacaattctgatggaattatataaattggctatagcaacattcaaatctaataaatttaataatctaattaaccaacgacatcatttttatatccaatttgatatttaattcgacactattttaaatagccaaactcgtaaaatattccgattaaatGATACATCGttcaatataaacaacatttaataaatagactaattaaataatataattatattaattaataaaaattaaaattatattttcgtACCCGGTTTCTCTCTTCCGTTTTCGGccgaaaaattgcaatttccactattatttgtattgtgtgtgtgtgtaatgtgtatgtgtgtatggacaaaataagagagaagagagtgaggcggtggggggATGGCCCATCTCCCACTCtcaatcctctctctctcttcatatatatatatatatatatatattagtatatatataaatattatttacatatgtGTAATattggtattattattatttttatttaattagacttttctcaaaatacccattacgtcccttaagttttcttaattaatagaaattgcTTATAACGGACTCCAATTTAAtctgttcaaattttatcatattccaattatggaacataatttatttactaattaactaaatttcataaaaatttatcaattaatcccccaattatatattataatttttggggcgtgacaattctcccctcctaataaaaatttcgtcctcgaaatttaactaacttaaCGGCTAAGGgaataaatatgggtatttttcTCTGATGTCCTCTGCATCATTTCAACAAACTGTTGCATAAAGGTATTTATTTCTGATTGtggaatatttctattttgggattcTAAACCCTGATGTTCTGATCCAAAATCATGACCCTGCATAGACTCTAATGACTCAGTTGGGCCAACAGCGTTTTCTCTTGACGCTTCCATCCTATATTAAATACACACATGTGAGTAGATTCCTAGCACATACAccttatgtataaaattacatttcagcTACTATCCCAAGGAAATCTaatccctgctctgataccacctaatgtagcaccccctttgctacaagggctatacctaccctaaacgtcatacttattgTAATCcttgtgtttatatatataaatgcacataataatttaatctataTGTATGCGTAACCCCAACatcataataggtattatcaacccacaacattatatatatatacatatcacacaccacaaggtgattcatcacaagtaatccgtacgcttatattctctctgtacaaacaaaatgtggtttgtactctaactgacaaagaggagaaaactgcatactggcccgacctgcctcaGTATAGCGCGTGGAtctattcttcaacagtcagacacctcaaagtctatttttgaaagaaaatgtcagcaggggaatgagtctgccactcagtaagtaaataaccagccctatctatatatgcatatcagacacagcccaaacaagaGGAACATGCAGCACGCATggaatacagtcaatttaactccaacataatcgactttattacaccacatgactatctcataacaagacaatcaatcaaactctatttttcctagcttgcttaccagaaggtgatattgtgtttttcccgccaactcaatctcaccgttatataaatttaagtgaacccccttgacagccggctcatgaatctcatttcgcacatagcattttcttttcgcacatagcacttttcatatcgccttataggcttttcaacacatatcaaggggtattcacaccacaattatattcaatttccaccacttcCTCATTTTCACACATCACCATttttgtaagcaactagtaacgtacaaccatatattaatatattttcattttcagacactcacaacacatcaaacaacaaacacaatatttcaacgtacttagtcattccacgtacacattATCGTCAATCAAGttacatcaaacaacaaacataatatctCAACGCATTTCCTTATTCTACGTACACAataccatcaatcaaatcaaatcatccatcactcatata
This region of Sesamum indicum cultivar Zhongzhi No. 13 linkage group LG4, S_indicum_v1.0, whole genome shotgun sequence genomic DNA includes:
- the LOC105160106 gene encoding putative late blight resistance protein homolog R1A-10, translated to MVVAAYATLRSLSHVLTNLQHPARLHRLHVDTNRIQSLQETVQFLLDFLDAHSQRISEEIGVLGRQIADAAAEAEEVVDRHVVDQLRFRSEEESHCMAALSSFSQDIDKLTGQLDSLTKELTKVVKEEWAVDAQEEQCIVSVPVKSPEVLPSSGKKTIMVGFDEDLEQILDKLTRDEPDLHILPIVGMGGIGKTTLAQNIFDHPYTVHYFPKRIWLTISQECSVRELLSSLLDNGKEQESNQTLAELGQRLYQSLFGERYLIVMDDVWSVEAWNDLKLFFPNNSKGSRVMLTTRESSLAKSLGSQESYLLDFPNEENSWNLFYQETFAQKDCPYPELEEIGKNIAKSCNGLPLTIVVLGGLLANSNMTREYWESVAKDVSTFRTSKDYEGCLKILSLSYNNLPVYLKPCFLYMSVFPEDSKICVSRLTRLWIAEGFLKPIRGKSLEEVAEKYLRDLIDRNLILSLEFKIDGKLKECGIHDLLRDLCLTEYEKEHFIYAPKVQRVDACSVKDMCFMCGLGTSLQRIDLNEVHDGSQLTSLASVLVCNTCKNTYPSLNKARVVRTRLVKILGRPREVESLHPTSLRYLQMVDVTLYEFLYPSTIALLWNQQTFEIFSFPPYSKISLPYVMWDMPQLQHFIGSAHFILPKEATTQDFDIMKNLHTLFGMRNFRCTEEVLRRIPNLNKLGIYYDKENEIEWTYYCLYNLVRLQKLESLSIEAYNLRLENLTFPTLLKELCLKGCNIPWEKIMTVGSLLPNLGKLVVESNYFEEHEWNQVEGDFPRLKFLKISNSHHLTRWRAENIHFPNLEILFIEFMLNLEEIPAIIGDIITLHSIYFKSCEGPVIDLAKQIVEEQQRTYGNEILQLYINGERYQVGSY